One Streptomyces drozdowiczii DNA segment encodes these proteins:
- a CDS encoding MATE family efflux transporter has product MIQPPGTPSSRRRRHDREIIALAVPAFGALVAEPLFVMVDSAIVGHLGTPQLAGLAVAAALLTTAVSIFVFLAYATTAAVARRVGAGDLASAIRQGMDGIWLALLLGLAVIALTLPLAPWLVDVFGASSTAAPHAITYLRISSLGIPAMLVVLAATGVLRGLQDTRTPLYVAIGGFAANAALNAGLVYGAGLGIAGSAWGTVIAQLAMAVAYLVVVVRGARRHGASLRPDAAGIRACAQAGAPLLVRTLSLRAVLLIATAVAARLGDTDIAAHQIVLSLWSLMAFALDAIAIAGQAIIGRYLGADDAQGAREACRRMVEWGIASGVVLGVLIVLARPLFVPLFTSDTAVQDALLPALLVVAATQPIAGVVFVLDGVLMGAGDGPYLAWAMLVTLAVFAPAALLVPTLGGGLGALWGAMALMMIVRMATLWLRTRSGKWLVTGATR; this is encoded by the coding sequence ATGATCCAGCCACCGGGAACCCCGTCTTCCCGCCGCCGACGGCACGACCGCGAGATCATCGCGCTCGCCGTCCCGGCCTTCGGCGCGCTCGTGGCCGAGCCGCTGTTCGTGATGGTCGACAGCGCGATCGTCGGCCATCTCGGCACCCCCCAGCTGGCAGGACTGGCGGTCGCCGCCGCCCTTCTGACGACCGCGGTGAGCATCTTCGTCTTCCTCGCGTACGCCACCACGGCAGCGGTCGCCCGCCGGGTGGGCGCCGGCGATCTGGCCTCGGCGATCCGGCAGGGCATGGACGGCATCTGGCTGGCTCTCCTGCTCGGCCTCGCCGTCATCGCCCTGACGCTCCCCCTGGCTCCCTGGCTCGTCGACGTGTTCGGCGCCTCCTCCACCGCGGCGCCCCACGCCATCACCTATCTCCGGATCTCCAGCCTCGGCATCCCCGCGATGCTGGTGGTGCTGGCCGCGACCGGCGTGCTCCGGGGCCTCCAGGACACCCGCACCCCGCTCTACGTCGCCATCGGCGGTTTCGCCGCCAACGCGGCCCTCAACGCCGGCCTCGTATACGGCGCCGGTCTGGGCATCGCCGGATCGGCCTGGGGCACCGTCATCGCCCAGCTCGCGATGGCCGTCGCATATCTGGTCGTCGTCGTGCGGGGCGCCCGGCGCCACGGCGCGTCGCTGCGCCCGGACGCCGCGGGCATCAGGGCCTGCGCCCAGGCGGGTGCGCCCCTCCTGGTCCGGACGCTGTCGCTGCGGGCCGTCCTGCTCATCGCCACCGCGGTCGCCGCCCGGCTCGGCGACACCGATATCGCCGCCCATCAGATCGTCCTCTCCCTGTGGAGCCTGATGGCCTTCGCCCTGGACGCCATCGCCATCGCCGGGCAGGCCATCATCGGGCGATACCTGGGTGCGGACGACGCGCAGGGCGCACGCGAGGCATGCCGCCGGATGGTGGAGTGGGGGATCGCGTCCGGTGTGGTCCTGGGCGTACTGATCGTCCTGGCCCGCCCGCTCTTCGTCCCGCTGTTCACCAGCGACACGGCGGTCCAGGATGCGCTGCTGCCCGCCCTCCTGGTGGTGGCGGCCACCCAGCCGATCGCCGGCGTCGTCTTCGTCCTGGACGGCGTGCTCATGGGCGCCGGCGACGGGCCGTACCTTGCGTGGGCCATGCTCGTGACGCTGGCCGTCTTCGCTCCTGCGGCGCTCCTGGTCCCCACCCTGGGCGGCGGGCTCGGCGCCCTGTGGGGCGCGATGGCGCTGATGATGATCGTCCGGATGGCGACGCTATGGCTCCGTACCCGCTCGGGAAAGTGGCTGGTCACCGGCGCGACCCGCTGA
- the dnaB gene encoding replicative DNA helicase — MDDPWADTGPSDRLPVSRQRRGEDRDRGDRHDRSRESHDWEGGSPGFERVPPQDLDAEQSVLGGMLLSKDAIADVVEIIKGHDFYRPAHETVYQAILDLYAKGEPADPITVAAELVKRGEITKVGGAPYLHTLVQSVPTAANASYYAEIVHERAVLRRLVEAGTKITQMGYAADGDVDDIVNSAQAEIYAVTEQRTSEDYLPLGDIMEGALDEIEAIGSRSGEMTGVPTGFTDLDALTNGLHPGQMVVIAARPAMGKSTLALDFARACSIKSNMPSVIFSLEMGRNEIAMRLLSAEARVALHHMRSGTMTDEDWTRLARRMPDVSAAPLYIDDSPNLSMMEIRAKCRRLKQRNDLKLVVIDYLQLMQSGGSKRAESRQQEVSDMSRNLKLLAKELQLPVIALSQLNRGPEQRTDKKPMVSDLRESGSIEQDADMVILLHREDAYEKESPRAGEADLIVAKHRNGPTATITVAFQGHYSRFVDMAQT, encoded by the coding sequence CTGGACGACCCCTGGGCGGACACCGGCCCCAGTGACCGGCTGCCCGTATCCCGCCAGCGCCGGGGTGAGGACCGGGACCGTGGCGACCGCCATGACCGCAGCCGGGAGTCCCATGACTGGGAAGGCGGTTCACCGGGCTTCGAGCGGGTGCCGCCCCAGGACCTGGACGCGGAGCAGTCCGTGCTCGGCGGCATGCTCCTGTCCAAGGACGCCATCGCCGACGTCGTGGAGATCATCAAGGGCCACGACTTCTACCGTCCCGCGCACGAGACCGTCTATCAGGCGATCCTCGACCTCTACGCCAAGGGTGAGCCGGCCGACCCGATCACCGTGGCCGCCGAGCTGGTCAAGCGCGGCGAGATCACCAAGGTGGGCGGGGCGCCGTATCTGCACACCCTGGTCCAGTCCGTGCCGACGGCGGCCAACGCCTCGTACTACGCGGAGATCGTCCACGAACGCGCGGTTCTGCGGCGGCTCGTGGAAGCCGGTACGAAGATCACGCAGATGGGATACGCGGCCGACGGCGATGTCGACGACATCGTGAACTCGGCCCAGGCGGAGATCTACGCCGTCACCGAGCAGCGGACCAGCGAGGACTACCTGCCGCTCGGCGACATCATGGAAGGCGCCCTCGACGAGATCGAGGCGATCGGGTCCCGCAGCGGCGAGATGACGGGCGTGCCCACCGGGTTCACCGATCTCGACGCCCTGACCAACGGTCTGCACCCCGGCCAGATGGTCGTCATCGCGGCCCGTCCCGCCATGGGTAAGTCGACCCTCGCCCTGGACTTCGCCCGTGCCTGCTCGATCAAGAGCAACATGCCCAGCGTGATCTTCTCCCTGGAAATGGGGCGGAACGAGATCGCGATGCGTCTGCTGTCCGCCGAGGCGCGGGTGGCCCTGCACCACATGCGCTCCGGCACGATGACCGACGAGGACTGGACGCGGCTGGCCCGGCGGATGCCCGACGTCTCCGCGGCCCCGCTCTACATCGACGACTCCCCCAACCTCTCCATGATGGAGATCCGGGCGAAGTGCCGTCGCCTCAAGCAGCGCAACGACCTCAAGCTGGTGGTCATCGACTATCTCCAGCTGATGCAGTCCGGCGGTTCGAAGCGCGCCGAGAGCCGCCAGCAGGAGGTCTCCGACATGTCGCGAAACCTCAAGCTCCTGGCCAAGGAGCTGCAGCTCCCGGTCATCGCGCTCTCCCAGCTGAACCGTGGCCCCGAGCAGCGCACGGACAAGAAGCCGATGGTCTCCGACCTCCGTGAGTCCGGCTCCATCGAGCAGGACGCCGACATGGTGATCCTGCTGCACCGTGAGGACGCGTACGAGAAGGAGTCGCCGCGCGCCGGCGAGGCGGACCTGATCGTGGCCAAGCACCGAAACGGCCCCACGGCGACGATCACCGTCGCCTTCCAGGGCCACTACTCCCGCTTCGTGGACATGGCGCAGACCTGA
- the rpsR gene encoding 30S ribosomal protein S18, giving the protein MAKPPVRKPKKKVCAFCKDKTQYVDYKDTNMLRKFISDRGKIRARRVTGNCTQHQRDVATAVKNSREMALLPYTSTAR; this is encoded by the coding sequence ATGGCGAAGCCGCCTGTGCGCAAGCCTAAGAAGAAGGTCTGCGCGTTCTGCAAGGACAAGACCCAGTACGTGGACTACAAGGACACGAACATGCTGCGGAAGTTCATTTCCGACCGCGGCAAGATCCGTGCCCGCCGCGTCACCGGCAACTGCACGCAGCACCAGCGTGACGTCGCCACGGCAGTCAAGAACAGCCGTGAGATGGCGCTGCTGCCCTACACGTCCACCGCGCGATAA
- the rplI gene encoding 50S ribosomal protein L9: MKIILTQEVTGLGAAGDVVDVKDGYARNYLVPRGFAIRWTKGGEKDVAQIRRARKIHEIATIEQANEVKAKLEAVKVRLAVRSGDAGRLFGSVTPADIASAIKAAGGPDVDKRRVELGSPIKTLGGHQVSVRLHPEVAAKLGVEVVAA, from the coding sequence ATGAAGATCATCCTCACCCAGGAAGTCACCGGCCTCGGTGCCGCTGGCGACGTCGTCGACGTCAAGGACGGGTACGCCCGCAACTACCTGGTTCCGCGTGGCTTCGCCATCCGCTGGACCAAGGGCGGCGAGAAGGACGTGGCGCAGATCCGCCGCGCCCGCAAGATCCACGAGATCGCGACGATCGAGCAGGCCAACGAGGTCAAGGCCAAGCTCGAGGCCGTCAAGGTCCGTCTGGCCGTTCGCTCCGGCGACGCCGGTCGGCTCTTCGGCTCCGTCACGCCGGCCGACATCGCCTCGGCGATCAAGGCCGCCGGTGGCCCGGACGTCGACAAGCGTCGCGTCGAGCTCGGTTCGCCGATCAAGACGCTGGGTGGGCACCAGGTGTCCGTCCGTCTGCACCCCGAGGTCGCTGCGAAGCTCGGCGTCGAGGTCGTTGCTGCCTGA